The following coding sequences lie in one Bifidobacterium sp. ESL0690 genomic window:
- a CDS encoding alpha/beta fold hydrolase produces the protein MTLLAKYYVPGLAVEDHSIKVPLDWRFNQPGKGFSGESLSLFYRVVTAPEHVHDDLPLLIFLQGGPGGAGPRPLNPSSDGWIAEAVKHFRVILPDQRGTGRSSCVDSNVMRRIDGARAQAEYLKCFLAGSIVRDFEHLRRTEFGGRKWVTLGQSYGGFLTLAYLSSYSEGAIASFTMGGIPHVPASAREVYEHTFPRMAQKTRLYYKRYPQDIERVAAVADHIGASKRKSPVTLPNGDLLTVERLQTLGSDFGMQPSPERLHWLMDIAFAKGDGSENRKAPLSDQFLESVMEATSSTPLYWPLQEFIYADGELDEPIGWAAQQVRDEHPEFDVYRRPLLFTGEAMFPWMFEQERALRPFKPAVEEMMGDTQFGKIYDTNQLKRNEVPLQAAVYFDDMYVDSGMQLDTLSRVGNSHAWVTNEYQHDGIHHGGAVFDHLYREALDRGDLEGLF, from the coding sequence ATGACTTTACTGGCAAAATATTATGTACCTGGATTGGCCGTGGAAGACCATTCCATCAAAGTGCCGCTCGATTGGCGTTTTAACCAGCCTGGCAAAGGATTTTCGGGGGAATCGCTGAGCCTGTTTTATCGTGTCGTCACTGCGCCCGAGCACGTCCACGACGACCTGCCGCTGCTGATTTTCCTGCAGGGCGGTCCTGGCGGCGCCGGCCCGCGTCCGTTGAACCCGTCGAGCGACGGCTGGATCGCCGAGGCCGTCAAGCATTTCCGCGTCATTCTGCCCGACCAGCGGGGCACCGGGCGTTCCTCATGCGTCGATTCGAATGTGATGCGGCGTATCGACGGCGCACGTGCTCAGGCGGAATACCTCAAGTGCTTTCTCGCGGGCTCGATTGTTCGCGATTTCGAGCACCTGCGTCGCACGGAGTTCGGCGGCAGAAAATGGGTCACGCTGGGGCAGAGCTATGGCGGATTCCTGACGCTGGCCTATCTTTCGTCATATTCGGAAGGTGCCATCGCAAGTTTCACGATGGGTGGCATTCCGCACGTCCCCGCCAGCGCCCGCGAGGTGTATGAACATACGTTCCCGAGGATGGCGCAGAAAACACGTCTGTATTACAAGCGTTACCCGCAGGATATCGAACGCGTCGCGGCCGTGGCCGACCATATCGGCGCTAGCAAAAGGAAGTCCCCGGTCACCTTGCCCAATGGCGACCTGCTGACCGTCGAGCGTCTGCAGACCTTGGGCAGCGACTTCGGCATGCAGCCAAGCCCGGAACGCCTGCACTGGCTGATGGACATCGCGTTCGCCAAGGGGGACGGTTCCGAAAACAGGAAAGCGCCGCTTTCCGACCAATTCCTCGAGTCGGTGATGGAAGCCACGTCGTCTACGCCGCTTTATTGGCCGCTGCAGGAGTTCATTTACGCCGACGGCGAGCTTGACGAACCCATCGGCTGGGCCGCGCAGCAGGTGCGAGACGAGCATCCGGAATTCGACGTTTACCGTCGCCCGCTGCTTTTCACCGGCGAGGCGATGTTCCCGTGGATGTTCGAGCAGGAACGTGCCCTGCGTCCGTTCAAGCCGGCGGTCGAGGAGATGATGGGTGACACCCAGTTCGGCAAGATCTACGACACCAACCAGCTCAAACGCAACGAGGTTCCGCTTCAGGCCGCGGTCTATTTCGACGACATGTACGTCGATTCCGGCATGCAGCTCGACACGCTTTCCCGCGTGGGCAATTCGCACGCGTGGGTCACCAACGAGTACCAGCACGACGGCATCCACCACGGAGGGGCGGTTTTTGACCATCTTTACCGTGAGGCCCTCGATCGAGGGGACTTGGAAGGTCTGTTTTAG
- the proC gene encoding pyrroline-5-carboxylate reductase — MAQDVTVGFIGFGNMAQGIAKGLVNGGVISGSQIVANSGHFDKAQAAAATIGAKAVHSATETVAAADIVVVAVKPNQIETALADVLDDLKTDDKFIVSIAAGRNLDYFEELLGDGAHVQCVIPNTPIEVGQGILVTENANTLSDSQRETFEALFSPIALIERVDTPLMDIGSSVAGCAPAFTAMYIEALADAGVKYGLKRETAYRLAAKMTEGVGALYMATGTNPGAMKDAVCSPGGATIKGVTELEKQGFRGAVISGVDAIQNG; from the coding sequence ATGGCACAGGACGTGACGGTCGGATTCATCGGTTTCGGCAACATGGCGCAAGGCATCGCCAAAGGTCTGGTCAACGGGGGAGTGATCAGCGGCTCGCAGATTGTCGCCAATTCAGGCCATTTTGACAAGGCGCAAGCCGCCGCCGCGACTATCGGCGCCAAGGCCGTGCACAGCGCGACCGAAACCGTGGCCGCAGCCGATATCGTGGTCGTCGCCGTGAAGCCGAACCAGATTGAAACCGCGCTCGCCGACGTGCTGGACGATCTCAAAACCGATGACAAATTCATCGTTTCCATCGCCGCTGGCCGCAACCTCGATTACTTTGAGGAGCTGCTCGGTGACGGTGCGCACGTGCAGTGCGTCATTCCCAACACGCCCATCGAGGTCGGCCAAGGCATCCTCGTCACCGAAAACGCCAACACACTGAGCGATTCCCAGCGCGAAACCTTCGAAGCGCTGTTCTCGCCGATTGCGCTGATCGAGCGCGTCGACACGCCGCTTATGGACATCGGCTCGTCCGTAGCCGGCTGCGCACCCGCGTTCACCGCGATGTATATCGAGGCGCTCGCGGATGCCGGCGTCAAGTATGGCTTGAAGCGTGAGACCGCCTACCGTCTGGCCGCCAAAATGACCGAAGGCGTCGGCGCGCTCTACATGGCCACCGGCACCAACCCCGGCGCGATGAAAGACGCGGTCTGTTCGCCCGGCGGCGCCACCATCAAAGGCGTCACCGAGCTCGAAAAACAAGGTTTCCGCGGCGCGGTGATTTCCGGGGTGGATGCGATTCAGAACGGCTGA
- a CDS encoding Type 1 glutamine amidotransferase-like domain-containing protein has translation MGKVILASSPFPALRSLLGTLPKRNAFHSALRIAYIPTADKKEVARYIRPAVRWALRAAGFRVHQLDVAQASAAEIRYILSTCDIIWIGGGNSFFLLHALRRSGAADLIVEQVAAGKTYVGVSAGAVVAGPDIDYIGKMDERGAAPPLRDATGLNLVDFRVVPHLDNPGMGRAARAIAAAEREEGHLIHLLGDACTLVIKGGNVRTHFHHLLHHHSL, from the coding sequence ATGGGCAAGGTGATTCTGGCATCAAGTCCGTTCCCTGCTCTGCGTTCGTTGCTCGGCACGCTGCCGAAACGTAACGCGTTTCATTCCGCCTTGCGCATTGCCTATATTCCTACGGCGGATAAGAAGGAAGTCGCTCGTTACATTCGACCTGCGGTCCGTTGGGCGCTGCGAGCGGCCGGGTTCCGCGTACATCAGCTTGATGTCGCGCAGGCGAGTGCTGCGGAAATTCGTTATATTTTATCGACTTGTGACATCATCTGGATAGGCGGTGGCAACAGCTTCTTTCTGTTGCACGCGCTGAGGCGTTCGGGCGCCGCCGACCTTATCGTCGAACAGGTCGCGGCAGGCAAGACCTACGTAGGGGTTTCCGCCGGAGCTGTGGTCGCAGGACCGGATATCGACTACATCGGCAAAATGGACGAGCGTGGTGCCGCGCCGCCGCTTCGGGACGCTACCGGCCTCAATCTGGTCGATTTTCGGGTGGTTCCGCACCTCGACAACCCCGGTATGGGCCGTGCCGCCCGCGCCATCGCCGCCGCCGAGCGCGAGGAAGGCCATCTCATCCACCTATTGGGCGACGCCTGCACGCTCGTGATCAAAGGCGGCAACGTTCGCACCCATTTTCATCATCTGTTGCACCATCATTCTTTATGA
- a CDS encoding glycerophosphodiester phosphodiesterase family protein: MSAKSSKRQVTTSKQGKSVAESKSVVPRVLLAGAALAGAALWALAPRSRTDRERQNVTNMPDVFYAHRGLHDAGSGLTKQYQGTDGDYIELARRMARKAGYGAGPENDERPIAPENSLAAFAAACEAGYGIELDLQLTADNKVVVVHDPDLLRVAGCPQRIADLTYDELRHIPLFPNPSVYGDAKAEALSQAELEAEKIMPLPQQSQYQHVPLFSDVLKVVAGRVPMIVEYKFEGNEWGARQKLLMESGDALLRAYDGPYVVESFNPLAMRWYRQNHPEVFRGQLAQPSGFTGKSIENGVAWFAGKLGFNWISRPDFMAYDWSGGHSLPLRLVRALGAVPVAWTPRSAEELQRCGRDFDYFIFESFVPQKD; the protein is encoded by the coding sequence ATGTCAGCAAAATCATCGAAACGACAGGTGACCACAAGCAAACAGGGGAAATCAGTTGCAGAATCCAAGTCGGTGGTGCCTCGCGTCTTGCTGGCCGGTGCTGCGCTTGCGGGTGCAGCGCTTTGGGCGTTGGCTCCTCGTTCACGTACGGATCGTGAACGCCAGAACGTTACAAATATGCCCGATGTCTTCTATGCCCACCGCGGCCTGCACGACGCCGGTTCGGGACTGACGAAGCAATATCAGGGAACTGACGGCGATTATATCGAACTTGCGCGTCGCATGGCCCGCAAGGCAGGCTATGGCGCGGGTCCGGAAAACGACGAGCGACCCATCGCCCCAGAAAACTCACTCGCCGCTTTCGCCGCCGCCTGCGAGGCAGGATACGGCATCGAGCTTGACCTGCAGCTCACCGCCGACAACAAAGTCGTGGTGGTCCATGACCCGGATTTGCTGCGCGTGGCCGGTTGCCCACAGCGGATTGCCGACCTGACGTACGACGAGCTGCGCCATATTCCGCTCTTCCCGAATCCCAGCGTATACGGGGACGCCAAGGCCGAGGCGCTTTCGCAGGCGGAGCTGGAAGCGGAGAAAATCATGCCGTTGCCGCAGCAAAGCCAGTACCAGCATGTTCCGCTGTTTTCCGATGTCTTGAAAGTCGTCGCCGGACGCGTGCCGATGATCGTTGAATACAAGTTCGAGGGCAATGAATGGGGCGCTCGCCAGAAGCTGCTGATGGAAAGCGGCGACGCTTTGCTGCGTGCCTACGACGGTCCGTATGTGGTGGAGTCCTTCAATCCGTTGGCGATGCGTTGGTATCGCCAGAACCATCCTGAGGTTTTTCGCGGACAACTTGCCCAACCCAGCGGATTTACCGGCAAATCCATAGAAAATGGGGTGGCATGGTTCGCCGGAAAGCTTGGTTTCAACTGGATTTCGCGCCCGGATTTTATGGCTTATGACTGGTCTGGAGGACATTCGTTGCCGCTGCGTCTGGTTCGTGCACTGGGTGCCGTGCCGGTGGCTTGGACCCCACGCAGTGCCGAGGAACTTCAACGCTGCGGCCGCGATTTTGATTACTTTATCTTTGAATCGTTCGTGCCACAGAAAGACTAA
- a CDS encoding amino acid permease — protein MAKDSPYTPDVKTADVHPIPPIDGKDESKQTNGVQRNLKTRHISMIALGGCIGTGLFMTSGSTISKAGPGGGLVAYIAMGIMVYFLMTSLGELATNQPVSGSFATYNAKYVDPALGFAMGWNYWFNWAITVAVDISTAALLIQYWLPDTPGWIWSLVVLTVIFLINALTVSAFGETEYWLSLIKIVTVIAFLIIGLCMICGIFFHPAVGLGNFTYKKAPFVGGFPAILNVFLIAGFSFQGTELVGVTAGESEDPEHAVPKAIHSVFWRLLIFYFLSIFVIAAIIPYDSPNLLSAANGNIAMSPFTLVFNRAGLGFAATLMNAIVLTAVLSSANSGMYASTRMLYSLAEEGYAPKYFASTTKHGIPMPALIVTAVISLATFGSSIFGEKIYMWLVAASGLTGFIAWVGIAISHFRFRRAFIRQGHKLSELKYHAKLFPLGPILALILCIIVIGGQNIDAFVHWDWQQIGITYIGLPLVLILYFGYKIKNHTHIIPLDEVDVSPSDISKEHQETLA, from the coding sequence ATGGCAAAGGACAGTCCATACACGCCTGATGTCAAAACCGCCGACGTACACCCCATTCCGCCCATCGATGGCAAAGACGAATCCAAGCAGACAAACGGCGTGCAGCGCAACCTTAAAACCCGCCATATCTCGATGATCGCCCTCGGCGGCTGCATCGGCACCGGCCTGTTCATGACCTCCGGCTCCACCATCTCGAAAGCGGGCCCGGGCGGCGGACTCGTGGCCTATATCGCCATGGGCATCATGGTCTACTTTTTGATGACCAGTCTCGGCGAACTGGCCACCAACCAACCGGTCTCCGGCTCTTTCGCCACCTACAACGCCAAATACGTCGATCCGGCGCTCGGCTTCGCGATGGGCTGGAACTATTGGTTCAACTGGGCCATCACCGTCGCCGTCGACATCTCCACCGCCGCACTGCTCATCCAATACTGGCTGCCGGACACCCCCGGCTGGATCTGGAGCCTTGTGGTGCTGACCGTCATCTTCCTCATCAACGCGCTGACGGTCTCGGCGTTCGGGGAAACCGAATACTGGCTTTCATTGATCAAAATCGTCACGGTAATCGCCTTCCTCATTATCGGACTATGCATGATCTGCGGCATCTTCTTCCACCCTGCAGTAGGGCTCGGCAACTTCACCTATAAGAAAGCCCCGTTCGTCGGGGGCTTCCCCGCAATCCTGAACGTTTTCCTCATTGCGGGATTCTCTTTCCAAGGTACCGAACTTGTCGGCGTGACGGCCGGGGAATCCGAAGATCCGGAACATGCAGTGCCAAAAGCGATCCACAGCGTGTTCTGGCGCCTGCTGATCTTCTATTTCCTCTCCATTTTCGTCATTGCGGCCATCATTCCCTACGACAGCCCGAATCTGCTTTCGGCCGCCAACGGAAATATCGCCATGTCGCCATTCACCCTCGTTTTCAACCGTGCGGGGCTCGGATTCGCAGCGACACTGATGAACGCCATCGTTCTGACGGCGGTGCTTTCCTCGGCGAATTCCGGAATGTATGCGTCCACACGTATGCTCTACTCGCTGGCCGAAGAAGGTTATGCACCGAAATATTTCGCCAGCACCACCAAACACGGCATTCCGATGCCTGCGTTGATCGTCACCGCCGTGATTTCCCTGGCCACGTTCGGTTCCTCCATTTTCGGCGAGAAAATCTATATGTGGCTTGTCGCCGCTTCTGGCCTGACCGGTTTTATCGCCTGGGTGGGCATCGCCATCAGTCACTTCCGTTTCCGCCGTGCCTTCATCCGCCAAGGGCACAAGCTTTCGGAACTCAAATATCATGCCAAGCTCTTCCCTCTGGGGCCGATCCTCGCGCTCATCCTGTGCATCATCGTCATCGGCGGACAGAACATCGACGCGTTCGTCCATTGGGACTGGCAGCAGATCGGCATCACCTACATCGGCCTGCCGCTGGTGCTCATCCTCTATTTCGGCTACAAGATCAAGAACCACACCCACATCATCCCATTGGACGAAGTGGACGTTTCCCCTTCCGATATTTCCAAGGAACACCAGGAAACGCTGGCTTAG
- a CDS encoding serpin family protein, which produces MAFDGYITNDRRTQTKKYATFSRRERIMKHQDKKGSNAQRLHKPTESSSTPHDPEIVVPRRRHRFSRITTRIVSVCVIAAFLILWGCATWDTITHPDATPPSQTAKTSVQRFAYTSSPLFLTNQALADKSGNINYSPTSMWVTLSMAEQGSAGTTKTEFQSTLNGNEKPNIDDYHSLMLSINGKRYCGAASRYGKFTCESKMQTDNSIWIQKGHPLDKDFKKDMKHGFDAEMKTFSGDASGQMSSWVDRKTHGILKPDFASDDAILTLLNTVYANGKWQDPFDADDTSDQPFHGEKGDSKVSMMSQSGTMDMARGEGFRRLDKAFDDGSKLKIVLPDQKTAANDLAGKTDSLRAMFNAKSEPTEVDLSLPKFKIANTFGDSISILRKLGIRSAFNPSRANFSKMTNKDPLYIGQIIQGTSIDVGETGVKAAAYTSETLSTAPNPGIDKSVSFIVDHPFLYEYDTPDGVPLFIGIVQNL; this is translated from the coding sequence TTGGCATTTGACGGCTACATTACCAACGACAGAAGAACACAGACGAAGAAATATGCCACTTTCAGCAGGCGGGAACGCATCATGAAACATCAAGACAAGAAAGGCTCCAACGCGCAACGCCTTCACAAGCCAACAGAATCTTCCTCAACACCACACGATCCAGAGATCGTAGTTCCACGACGTCGACACCGATTTTCACGCATCACGACCCGAATAGTGAGCGTGTGCGTCATCGCGGCTTTCCTCATCCTGTGGGGCTGCGCAACATGGGATACAATCACTCACCCCGATGCAACGCCACCAAGTCAAACCGCCAAAACCAGCGTCCAGCGATTTGCGTACACAAGCTCGCCGCTTTTCCTCACCAATCAGGCTCTAGCCGATAAAAGCGGCAATATCAACTATTCCCCCACCTCAATGTGGGTGACGCTTTCCATGGCCGAGCAAGGATCGGCCGGAACCACGAAAACCGAGTTTCAATCCACCCTCAACGGCAACGAAAAGCCTAACATCGATGATTATCATTCGCTGATGCTCTCCATCAACGGCAAACGTTACTGTGGAGCTGCTTCCAGGTACGGCAAATTCACCTGCGAATCAAAGATGCAGACCGACAATTCGATATGGATTCAGAAAGGACATCCCCTCGACAAGGATTTCAAGAAGGATATGAAACATGGCTTCGACGCTGAGATGAAAACGTTCTCAGGCGATGCCTCTGGGCAAATGAGCTCATGGGTGGATAGGAAAACTCACGGAATCCTCAAGCCTGATTTCGCTTCTGACGACGCAATCCTAACGCTCCTCAACACCGTGTATGCAAACGGGAAATGGCAAGACCCATTCGACGCGGACGACACATCCGACCAACCGTTCCACGGAGAGAAAGGAGACTCGAAGGTCTCCATGATGAGCCAGAGCGGAACTATGGATATGGCCAGAGGCGAAGGGTTCAGGCGCCTCGACAAAGCATTCGACGACGGATCCAAACTGAAAATCGTGCTGCCCGACCAAAAAACAGCGGCAAACGACCTAGCAGGAAAAACCGACTCGCTACGCGCCATGTTCAACGCGAAAAGCGAGCCAACCGAAGTCGATCTCAGTCTTCCGAAGTTCAAGATAGCCAATACGTTCGGCGATTCAATATCAATTTTAAGAAAGCTCGGCATTCGTTCCGCTTTCAACCCATCACGCGCGAATTTTTCCAAAATGACCAACAAAGATCCCCTCTACATCGGTCAAATCATCCAAGGCACCAGCATTGACGTGGGCGAAACCGGCGTCAAAGCTGCCGCATATACAAGCGAGACGTTGTCCACCGCGCCAAATCCCGGAATAGATAAATCTGTATCATTCATTGTTGACCATCCGTTCCTCTATGAATACGACACGCCTGACGGGGTCCCACTGTTCATCGGAATCGTACAAAATCTGTAA
- the ychF gene encoding redox-regulated ATPase YchF — protein MSLTIGIVGLPNVGKSTMFNALTRNNVLAENYPFATIEPNTGIVPLPDKRLPVLAKLVGTEKIVPATVTFVDIAGIVKGASEGEGLGNKFLANIREADAICEVVRAFKDDDIVHVNGKVDPSDDIDTINTELMLADLQTIENALPKLEKELRGKKVTQEYMDAVKKAQSILSEGETIDHAASAGKIDKTDIYDLHLMTAKPFIYVFNVDDNELGDKDFQKQLADSVAPAQSIFLNAQFESDLTDLDEADAREMLTDAGLKESGLDQLARVGFDVLGLQTFLTAGVKEVRAWQIHQGWTAPQAAGVIHSDFERGFIKADIVSYDDFVAANGSMNEIKEEGKLRQEGRDYVMQDGDIVDFKFNV, from the coding sequence ATGTCTTTAACTATCGGAATCGTCGGTCTGCCGAATGTCGGCAAATCCACTATGTTCAATGCTTTGACCCGCAACAACGTGCTTGCGGAAAACTATCCGTTCGCCACCATCGAGCCCAACACCGGCATCGTGCCGCTGCCCGACAAGCGGCTTCCCGTGCTGGCCAAGCTGGTAGGCACCGAGAAGATCGTGCCGGCCACCGTTACGTTCGTCGACATCGCCGGCATCGTCAAAGGTGCCTCCGAGGGTGAGGGCCTGGGCAACAAGTTCCTGGCCAACATCCGCGAGGCCGACGCGATCTGCGAGGTCGTGCGTGCCTTCAAGGACGATGACATCGTCCACGTCAACGGCAAGGTCGACCCGTCCGACGACATCGACACCATCAACACCGAGCTCATGCTCGCCGACCTGCAGACCATCGAAAACGCTTTGCCCAAGCTCGAGAAGGAGCTGCGCGGTAAGAAGGTCACGCAGGAATACATGGACGCGGTCAAGAAGGCTCAATCCATCCTGAGCGAGGGGGAGACCATCGACCACGCCGCTTCCGCCGGCAAGATCGATAAGACCGACATCTACGACCTGCATCTGATGACCGCCAAGCCGTTCATTTACGTCTTCAACGTCGACGACAACGAATTGGGCGACAAGGACTTCCAGAAGCAGCTTGCCGATTCCGTCGCGCCCGCCCAGTCGATTTTTTTGAACGCTCAGTTCGAGTCCGACCTGACCGATCTCGATGAGGCCGATGCCCGCGAGATGTTGACCGATGCAGGCTTGAAGGAATCCGGCCTCGACCAGCTGGCTCGCGTCGGCTTCGATGTGCTCGGCCTGCAGACCTTCCTGACCGCCGGTGTCAAAGAGGTGCGTGCCTGGCAGATCCATCAGGGCTGGACCGCCCCGCAGGCCGCCGGCGTCATCCACAGCGATTTCGAGCGTGGCTTCATCAAGGCCGACATCGTCTCCTACGACGATTTCGTCGCCGCCAACGGCAGCATGAACGAGATCAAGGAGGAAGGCAAACTCCGCCAGGAAGGTCGCGACTACGTGATGCAGGACGGTGACATCGTAGACTTCAAGTTCAACGTGTGA
- the argF gene encoding ornithine carbamoyltransferase yields MTELSHFQGRSLLSTRDFTKEELMWLIRFAIHLKELKRNNIPHHYLEGKNIALLFEKTSTRTRSAFTTASIDLGAHPEFLGKSDIQLGKKETVRDTALVLGSMFDGIEFRGFKHEHVLQLAKYSGVPVWNGLTDQEHPTQMLADFMTILEEFGTLEGKTLAYCGQGRNNVQNSLMITSAILGVNYVDATPEDLAPDPAIVKVAEGFAAKSGSTIKVTSDPVEAVRDADVIYTNVWAAMGEEAQFAERVRVMRPYQVNSELLSNVRNPNYIILHCLPAFHNAETDYAKDIQERFGISEMEITDECFYSSHARQFQEAENRMHSIKAIMAATLGNLYVPSI; encoded by the coding sequence ATGACTGAATTGTCCCATTTCCAAGGGCGTAGTTTGCTCTCTACACGTGATTTCACAAAAGAAGAACTCATGTGGCTTATCAGGTTTGCGATCCACCTCAAGGAATTGAAGCGCAACAACATTCCTCATCATTATCTTGAAGGCAAGAACATCGCGTTGCTCTTCGAGAAGACCTCTACGCGTACTCGTTCTGCTTTCACCACTGCAAGCATCGATCTCGGCGCTCATCCTGAGTTCCTCGGCAAGTCGGATATCCAGCTGGGTAAGAAGGAGACCGTACGTGATACCGCGTTGGTCTTGGGCTCCATGTTTGACGGCATCGAATTCCGTGGATTCAAGCACGAGCACGTTCTGCAGCTTGCAAAGTATTCCGGGGTACCGGTCTGGAACGGGCTTACCGATCAGGAGCACCCGACGCAGATGCTCGCTGATTTCATGACGATTCTTGAGGAGTTTGGCACCCTTGAGGGCAAGACGTTGGCCTATTGCGGTCAAGGTCGCAACAATGTCCAGAATTCGCTGATGATTACCAGTGCCATTCTCGGTGTGAATTATGTGGATGCGACTCCTGAAGATCTGGCTCCGGATCCGGCCATTGTGAAGGTCGCCGAAGGCTTCGCAGCAAAGTCGGGATCGACCATCAAGGTCACTTCCGACCCGGTCGAAGCTGTGCGTGATGCCGATGTCATCTACACGAATGTATGGGCTGCGATGGGTGAAGAGGCGCAGTTCGCCGAACGTGTTCGTGTAATGCGTCCGTATCAGGTCAATTCCGAATTGCTCTCTAACGTTCGTAACCCCAACTACATCATTCTGCATTGCCTGCCTGCGTTCCATAACGCCGAGACCGATTATGCCAAGGATATCCAAGAGCGTTTCGGAATCAGTGAGATGGAAATCACCGACGAGTGCTTCTATTCGTCGCACGCACGTCAGTTCCAAGAAGCTGAGAACCGTATGCATAGCATCAAGGCTATCATGGCGGCAACTTTAGGGAATCTTTACGTCCCTAGCATCTGA
- a CDS encoding YfcC family protein, whose product MSQTTVAKSDEKKDVKPKRRKSMPNTYVILFLIIVVIAVLTWFVPGGAYKADATGHAISGTYHSVKSTPQGIWDMLMAPITGMLGSKTIDPAIPISLFIMLFGSFLEMMEESGALKIGLRKIAIASQKKLLLLIVALTSIMSVLGTIEGAYEEGIVYLLMFLPLLLAMGLDTVTGTMIIVLGTQAGCLASTINPFATGIASGIARISVGDGLGLRVIMLIVFTALVSFLIFTYAKRVQKDPSRSMQYYRRDKDLELFPTAEDDSHLSLTGAQKASLWLFVATFVIMVISLIPWTGLNSKWTFFETFATWIGKTPVLRVLLGSDITPFGSWYFAELSMLLLVMSFIIGKVMGYTTDKIVNIIIHGASGLVSTALIVAMARGIQVVMDDGQITPTILHMGESSLAALPPIAFMIVSLIFYTLIACLIPSSTGLAAATMAIMASLAGFAHVPAALMVTIYCMALGLAKMVTPTSIVLMTCLQAAHISYGKWIRFIAPYWAIIFGACCVILVIAALI is encoded by the coding sequence ATGTCACAAACTACTGTTGCAAAATCTGATGAAAAGAAGGATGTCAAGCCCAAGCGTCGCAAGTCGATGCCGAATACTTATGTCATTCTTTTCCTGATCATCGTAGTAATCGCCGTTCTTACGTGGTTTGTTCCCGGCGGTGCCTATAAGGCGGATGCTACAGGCCACGCGATTTCGGGCACCTATCACAGCGTGAAGTCGACACCGCAGGGCATATGGGATATGCTCATGGCGCCTATCACCGGCATGCTCGGCTCTAAGACCATCGATCCGGCGATTCCGATTTCGCTGTTCATTATGCTTTTCGGCTCCTTCCTCGAAATGATGGAAGAGAGCGGGGCTCTGAAGATCGGTCTGCGCAAGATCGCAATTGCGAGCCAGAAGAAGCTGTTGCTGCTCATCGTGGCGCTTACCAGCATCATGAGCGTCTTGGGAACCATCGAAGGTGCATATGAGGAAGGTATCGTCTACCTGCTGATGTTCCTGCCGTTGCTTCTGGCAATGGGACTTGATACCGTTACCGGCACCATGATTATCGTGCTTGGTACTCAGGCAGGCTGCCTGGCATCTACGATTAACCCGTTCGCCACCGGAATCGCTTCGGGCATCGCTCGTATTTCCGTTGGTGACGGCCTCGGCTTGCGTGTCATCATGCTGATCGTCTTTACCGCTTTGGTCTCGTTCCTCATTTTCACCTATGCCAAGCGCGTTCAGAAGGATCCTTCCCGTTCGATGCAGTATTACCGTAGGGACAAGGATCTTGAGCTGTTCCCGACCGCAGAGGACGATTCTCATCTTTCTCTGACCGGAGCTCAGAAGGCCTCCCTGTGGCTGTTCGTTGCGACCTTCGTGATTATGGTTATCTCGCTCATTCCGTGGACGGGGCTCAACTCGAAGTGGACGTTCTTTGAAACCTTCGCCACTTGGATCGGCAAGACGCCGGTGCTTCGCGTGTTGCTTGGCTCTGATATCACCCCGTTTGGTTCCTGGTATTTCGCCGAGCTTTCGATGCTGCTGCTGGTCATGTCGTTCATCATCGGCAAGGTCATGGGATACACCACCGACAAGATTGTCAACATCATCATTCACGGCGCCTCCGGTCTGGTGTCCACGGCGTTGATCGTGGCGATGGCCCGTGGCATTCAGGTCGTTATGGATGATGGCCAGATTACGCCTACCATCCTGCACATGGGTGAGAGCTCGCTGGCCGCGCTGCCTCCGATTGCTTTCATGATTGTCTCCCTCATCTTCTACACCCTTATCGCCTGCCTCATCCCCAGCTCGACCGGACTTGCGGCTGCGACCATGGCCATCATGGCATCATTGGCCGGCTTCGCACATGTTCCTGCAGCGTTGATGGTTACGATTTACTGCATGGCTTTGGGCTTGGCGAAGATGGTCACACCAACATCCATCGTGCTGATGACGTGCCTTCAGGCCGCGCATATTTCGTATGGGAAATGGATACGTTTCATCGCGCCGTATTGGGCGATCATCTTTGGCGCCTGCTGCGTCATCCTCGTCATTGCAGCGCTTATCTGA